From Pseudomonas hormoni:
GCTTGTCGACGATATCCAGCGTCTGGAAATGAAAGCCCGGCAAGGCACGCAGCTCGTTGAGCCGGGCGTGTTTGAGTTCCACGCTGTAGTAGTCGTTGAGATTATCGATGCCGACCACTTCAAGACCTTGCTCACACAGGCGCTTGACCGTGTGAAACCCGATGAAACCGGCGGCGCCGGTGACCAGCACGGTCATGGCAGGTACGCGCCGATCAGCGCATTATTGCGGGTCGTTCCCAACGTCAGCGTCATGCCTTGCTCCAGGTTGCAGTCAGTAAGGCCAGTGACGTCGTCGATACGCTCTGACGCCGCGCCTGTCAGGTGCGGCCGTCATTTCGCGGCCCTGCATACGGTGCCCGCCAGAATGTAAAAATAGCGTTATGGATTGATGTCGCTTTTATGACCATTGCAGGGGTGGCGCGACGAATTCAGTTGCCATTGGCGCACGCCAATCTAAAGTGCATGCCAGCAGGAGAAGAATATGAACCGGGGTAAGGACGCAGCATCATGAGCACTGAGCAAGAAACGACCTTCGACGAACCGCGCCTGAACAGCACGGAAATCCGCATTCTCGGTTCGTTGATCGAGAAACAGGCCACCAGCCCGGAAACCTATCCGCTGACCCTCAACGCCCTGGTGATCGCCTGCAACCAGAAAACCAGCCGCGAACCGGTGATGAACCTCACCCAGGGCCAGGTCGGCCAGAGCCTGCGCGCCCTTGAAGGTCGCGGGTTTACCAAACTGGTGATGGGCAGCCGCGCCGACCGCTGGGAACACAAGGTCGACAAGGCCCTGGAGCTGGTGCCGGCGCAGGTGATTCTGACGGGACTGCTGTTTCTGCGCGGTCCGCAGACAGTCAACGAACTGCTGACCCGCAGCGGCCGCATGCATGAGTTCGAAGATGCCGAACAGGTCGTGCATCAACTTGAACGGTTGATTGCTCGCGGTCTGGCGTTGCTGATTCCCCGTCAGGCCGGGCAGCGGGAAGATCGCTACATGCATGCGCTGGGCGATCCGGCGGATATCGAAGTGATTCTCGCGGCACGGCAGAATCCGGTGGAGCGTGGCTCGGGTAGCGGCGTTTCCGTAGAGCGGATCGAAGAGCTCGAAGCACGCATTGCCGCGCTGGAAGAGCGACTGGCACGCCTAGAATAACCAGCAACGTAGAACCAACTGTGGGAGCGAGACCGGCT
This genomic window contains:
- a CDS encoding YceH family protein, yielding MSTEQETTFDEPRLNSTEIRILGSLIEKQATSPETYPLTLNALVIACNQKTSREPVMNLTQGQVGQSLRALEGRGFTKLVMGSRADRWEHKVDKALELVPAQVILTGLLFLRGPQTVNELLTRSGRMHEFEDAEQVVHQLERLIARGLALLIPRQAGQREDRYMHALGDPADIEVILAARQNPVERGSGSGVSVERIEELEARIAALEERLARLE